The Macaca fascicularis isolate 582-1 chromosome 1, T2T-MFA8v1.1 genome includes a window with the following:
- the TMEM61 gene encoding transmembrane protein 61 gives MALPQMCDGSHTASTLRYCMTVSGTVVLVAGTLCFAWWSEGDASTQPGQLAPPTEHPVPEGPSALLKSVSFVCCGAGGLLLLIGLLWSFKASTRGPPRWDLYHLSRDLYYLTVESSEKESCRTPKVVDIPTYEEAVSFPVAEGPPTPPAYPMEEALEPSAPKDALLSTQPPWPPPSYESISLALDAVSAETTLSTTCSCSGLVQTARGGS, from the exons ATGGCCCTGCCCCAG ATGTGTGACGGGAGCCACACGGCCTCCACCCTCCGCTATTGCATGACGGTCAGCGGCACAGTGGTTCTGGTAGCTGGGACGCTCTGCTTTGCTTGGTGGAGCGAAGGGGATGCAAGTACCCAGCCTGGCCAGCTGGCCCCACCCACGGAGCATCCGGTGCCCGAGGGCCCCAGCGCCCTGCTCAAGTCCGTCAGCTTCGTCTGCTGCGGCGCAGGTGGCCTGCTGCTGCTCATTGGCCTGCTGTGGTCCTTCAAGGCCAGCACCCGGGGGCCACCCCGATGGGACCTCTATCACCTCTCCAGAGACCTGTACTACCTCACTGTGGAGTCCTCAGAGAAGGAGAGCTGCAG GACCCCCAAAGTGGTTGACATCCCCACTTATGAGGAAGCCGTGAGCTTCCCAGTGGCCGAGGGGCCCCCAACACCACCTGCATACCCTATGGAGGAAGCCCTGGAGCCAAGTGCACCAAAGGATGCCCTGCTCAGCACCCAGCCCCCCTGGCCTCCACCCAGCTACGAGAGCATCAGCCTTGCTCTTGATGCCGTTTCTGCAGAGACGACACTGAGCACCACGTGCTCCTGCTCAGGCCTGGTTCAGACTGCACGGGGAGGAAGCTAA